In one window of Paraflavitalea soli DNA:
- a CDS encoding universal stress protein: MKRVIIAVDFSPIAQKVTEQGYAAAKNMQATVCLVHVVADVSYYAMEYSPLMGYTGLGGDNARQLAGDMKEEARNFIQATAQHLGDDNIESVVLEGDPAEAIIDFSIDWKADLIVMGAHSRGALDILVGNVTAGVLKRSKVPVLVVPED, from the coding sequence ATGAAGCGAGTAATTATTGCAGTTGACTTTAGTCCCATAGCGCAAAAGGTAACGGAGCAAGGTTATGCAGCGGCGAAAAACATGCAGGCTACGGTATGCCTGGTGCATGTGGTAGCGGATGTGTCGTATTATGCCATGGAATATTCACCGCTGATGGGCTATACGGGCCTGGGAGGCGACAATGCCCGGCAACTCGCCGGCGACATGAAAGAGGAAGCGCGCAATTTCATACAAGCCACTGCGCAACACCTGGGTGATGACAATATTGAGAGCGTTGTATTGGAAGGAGACCCGGCGGAGGCGATCATCGACTTCTCCATTGACTGGAAGGCGGACCTGATCGTTATGGGTGCGCATAGCCGGGGAGCATTGGATATCCTGGTGGGCAATGTAACGGCGGGTGTATTAAAAAGATCAAAGGTGCCGGTACTGGTGGTCCCGGAAGATTGA
- a CDS encoding helix-turn-helix transcriptional regulator has translation MEERKTITTEQGTRTSITWQCDDILLGHAVSTFKEPISFSGSSQADVVRMHFGMKGNYAFSYKQLDKTYDLIGGHHNIMYSKDFDITVYNKTLVLETFGIQFPSALFIQYTQHANDSLKRFAEAILAGKNVMLSEQWGAIDSPIQQVLQQIIHCKYNDDLKKLFLLSKSIELLVLCAEAYENTRQEQFVKNKADKEKLIAVRDLINERVQDPPNLTQIARIVGLNEYKLKRGFKEIFNNTVFGYLSEQRLHLAHRYLQDTRKTAAEISYELGYATPQHFSNAFRKKFGFTPASVRNNP, from the coding sequence ATGGAAGAGCGGAAAACGATTACCACCGAACAAGGCACACGCACCAGCATTACCTGGCAGTGCGATGACATCCTGTTGGGCCATGCCGTGTCCACTTTTAAAGAACCGATCAGTTTTTCCGGCAGCAGCCAGGCCGATGTGGTACGCATGCACTTTGGCATGAAGGGCAACTATGCCTTCAGCTACAAACAGCTCGACAAAACCTATGACCTCATTGGCGGGCACCACAACATCATGTATTCAAAAGATTTCGACATTACCGTATACAATAAAACACTGGTACTGGAAACTTTTGGCATACAGTTTCCCTCCGCCCTGTTCATACAGTATACCCAACATGCCAACGACTCCCTCAAGCGATTTGCAGAGGCCATCCTGGCCGGTAAAAATGTGATGCTCTCCGAACAATGGGGCGCCATCGACTCCCCTATTCAGCAGGTATTGCAGCAGATCATCCATTGCAAATACAACGACGACCTGAAAAAACTTTTCCTCCTTTCCAAAAGCATCGAACTACTGGTACTCTGTGCTGAAGCGTATGAAAACACCCGGCAGGAACAGTTTGTCAAAAACAAAGCTGATAAGGAAAAACTCATCGCCGTACGCGATCTCATCAATGAGCGGGTACAGGACCCTCCCAACCTTACCCAGATAGCCCGCATCGTAGGGCTCAATGAATACAAACTCAAACGGGGCTTTAAGGAGATATTCAACAATACCGTATTTGGCTATTTGTCCGAGCAGCGGCTGCACCTGGCTCACCGGTACCTGCAGGATACCCGTAAAACGGCAGCTGAGATATCCTATGAGCTGGGGTATGCCACCCCACAGCATTTCAGCAATGCCTTCCGCAAGAAGTTTGGCTTCACTCCCGCTTCCGTAAGAAATAATCCGTAA
- a CDS encoding xanthine dehydrogenase family protein molybdopterin-binding subunit, translating to MQTTTTHTGRRDFLKWSAFTAGGLVLGFKWSDADAQTATVFTQALADANVAMNHYLTIGTDGIVTIFSPNPELGQNIMTSFPMIVADELDADWKKVKVVQAPLDNRFDRQLTGGSGAVPHSWPLLRKAGATARFMLIAAAAQRWGVPASECTTEEGFVLHKASGKKLGYGELAEEAAKIPVPATVTLKDKKDFKLIGTAVKNVANKDILTGKPLYGLDFYREGMLYAMIQRPPAFGTKVKSFDAAAAKAIPGIIDVVQVKNGVAVVGKSTWQVMKAKKALKITYENSGNIESTADHDKIFADLLNNGKATVRRKDGDVATAFKDAAKVIKAEYQCPFIPHNPLEPMNFFAHVKGDSVELVGPCQIPGGARTAVSKMLNIPEDKITLELTRLGGGFGRRLYNDYVTEAAEVSSLVKAPVKVIWSREDDMTGGTYRPAVRYRFEAALDAGGNMIGYKLRGVGINSGNPTRESNFPAGAVDNLLIDSVEHQSPITTGAWRAPITNFLAYAEQAFIDEVAQTAGKDPIQFRLELFEKAKAKPVGQLNYNVNRMIDVTKRAAERSGWGTKKGVIQGFSVYFSHRSYVAQVAEVVMEKGKPAIKKIFAVADCGQVINLGGAQQQVMGAIVDGMGHAMFGKLSFKEGAAEQSNFHNYRLIRMREIPEIDLFFVDSGFDPTGLGEPALPPTGGAIANAIYKATGKRIYQQPFLDSEVFSGSGKKTF from the coding sequence ATGCAAACAACAACCACTCATACAGGCAGAAGAGATTTCCTGAAATGGTCCGCTTTTACAGCCGGCGGACTGGTACTGGGTTTTAAATGGTCGGATGCGGATGCGCAAACGGCTACAGTATTTACACAAGCGCTGGCCGATGCCAACGTTGCCATGAACCATTACCTTACGATTGGTACGGATGGTATCGTCACGATATTTTCGCCCAACCCGGAACTGGGACAGAATATCATGACCTCTTTTCCGATGATCGTGGCGGATGAGCTGGACGCGGATTGGAAAAAGGTGAAGGTGGTGCAGGCCCCACTGGATAACCGTTTTGACCGTCAGTTGACGGGCGGCAGTGGTGCAGTGCCGCATTCCTGGCCACTGTTGCGGAAAGCTGGCGCTACAGCGCGGTTTATGTTGATTGCTGCCGCAGCGCAACGCTGGGGTGTGCCTGCCTCGGAGTGTACGACGGAGGAAGGATTTGTGTTGCACAAAGCCAGTGGTAAGAAACTGGGCTATGGTGAACTGGCAGAAGAGGCAGCCAAAATTCCGGTGCCTGCTACGGTGACGCTGAAAGACAAGAAAGATTTTAAGCTGATCGGTACAGCGGTTAAGAACGTAGCGAATAAAGATATTCTTACGGGTAAGCCATTGTATGGACTTGACTTTTACCGGGAAGGCATGTTGTATGCGATGATCCAGCGACCACCGGCCTTTGGTACGAAAGTGAAATCATTTGATGCAGCAGCAGCGAAAGCCATACCGGGTATTATAGATGTGGTGCAGGTGAAGAACGGCGTGGCGGTAGTGGGAAAATCTACCTGGCAGGTGATGAAGGCCAAAAAGGCATTGAAGATCACGTATGAAAACAGTGGTAATATAGAAAGCACGGCTGACCACGATAAAATATTTGCAGACCTGTTGAATAACGGCAAAGCTACGGTGCGCAGGAAGGATGGAGATGTAGCCACTGCTTTTAAGGATGCCGCCAAGGTGATCAAGGCAGAATACCAGTGTCCTTTCATCCCTCACAATCCACTGGAGCCAATGAACTTCTTTGCGCATGTAAAAGGAGATAGTGTGGAGCTGGTGGGGCCTTGCCAGATACCTGGCGGCGCACGTACGGCGGTCTCCAAAATGCTGAATATCCCTGAAGATAAGATCACACTGGAGCTTACGCGGCTGGGTGGAGGCTTTGGCCGCCGGTTGTATAATGATTATGTAACGGAAGCGGCAGAAGTTTCCTCGCTGGTGAAAGCGCCTGTAAAGGTGATCTGGAGCCGGGAAGATGATATGACGGGAGGTACCTACCGTCCGGCAGTGCGATACCGGTTTGAAGCGGCGCTGGATGCGGGTGGCAATATGATCGGTTATAAATTGCGCGGCGTAGGCATTAACTCCGGCAATCCTACGCGGGAGAGTAATTTCCCGGCTGGGGCTGTCGATAACCTATTAATCGATTCGGTAGAACATCAGTCACCAATCACTACAGGGGCCTGGCGTGCACCGATCACTAATTTCCTGGCTTATGCGGAGCAGGCTTTTATAGATGAAGTAGCACAAACTGCGGGCAAAGACCCTATCCAGTTCCGGCTTGAACTCTTTGAAAAAGCAAAGGCTAAACCTGTTGGCCAGCTTAATTACAATGTGAACCGGATGATCGATGTTACGAAAAGAGCTGCTGAAAGGTCGGGCTGGGGCACTAAGAAGGGTGTTATACAAGGGTTCAGTGTATACTTTTCGCACCGGTCTTATGTAGCACAGGTGGCGGAAGTGGTGATGGAAAAAGGTAAGCCTGCCATCAAGAAAATATTTGCTGTGGCAGATTGCGGCCAGGTGATCAACCTGGGTGGTGCGCAGCAACAGGTAATGGGTGCCATAGTAGATGGGATGGGCCATGCCATGTTTGGAAAACTATCTTTTAAGGAAGGCGCTGCAGAGCAAAGCAATTTCCATAATTACCGGCTCATCCGCATGCGGGAGATCCCTGAGATCGATCTCTTCTTTGTGGACAGTGGTTTTGATCCCACAGGCCTTGGTGAACCAGCTTTACCACCCACAGGTGGAGCGATCGCCAATGCCATCTATAAAGCTACGGGCAAACGTATCTATCAGCAGCCATTCCTGGACAGTGAGGTGTTTAGTGGCAGCGGTAAAAAGACGTTCTAG
- a CDS encoding Crp/Fnr family transcriptional regulator codes for MEDFLKKISGYTTLSAEAQLAWVKIIHGRKYPKGSFLVKTGEIAKKVAFVSKGLFAQYALTEEGNMVIKRFFSEGYFAASTPSMLQQCASATTIEALEDAMVWEYDFWEFKALTERYTDIAAFYIKYMEQHWIIEKEPEELALRQYTAKTGYEDFVKKYPHLIKRLKKQHIAAYLGITPTQMSRIFFANK; via the coding sequence ATGGAAGACTTTCTCAAAAAAATAAGTGGATATACCACGCTCAGCGCCGAAGCTCAATTGGCCTGGGTGAAGATCATTCATGGCCGTAAGTATCCTAAAGGCAGTTTCCTGGTAAAGACGGGCGAAATTGCTAAAAAGGTAGCTTTTGTATCTAAAGGATTGTTTGCCCAATACGCACTGACAGAAGAAGGCAATATGGTGATCAAACGTTTTTTCTCCGAAGGCTATTTTGCTGCCTCAACTCCTTCCATGCTGCAGCAATGCGCCAGCGCCACAACGATTGAAGCTTTGGAAGATGCCATGGTGTGGGAATATGATTTCTGGGAATTTAAGGCGCTTACTGAACGATATACGGATATCGCAGCGTTCTATATTAAATACATGGAACAGCATTGGATCATTGAAAAGGAACCGGAAGAGCTGGCGCTGCGCCAGTATACGGCCAAGACCGGTTATGAAGACTTTGTAAAGAAGTATCCACACCTCATCAAACGCCTCAAAAAGCAGCATATTGCCGCCTACCTGGGCATTACGCCTACGCAAATGAGCCGCATCTTTTTTGCCAATAAATAA
- a CDS encoding VOC family protein, whose translation MATKVFLNLPVKDLEKSKAFFTGLGYSFNMQFTDEKAACLILGENIFAMLLVHGYFKTYTRKEICDAQTHTEVLIALDAPSKEALRSTIDTAVSLGGTLYAEPQDHGWMYQHSFADLDGHQWEFMYMDETLLPNME comes from the coding sequence ATGGCAACTAAAGTATTCCTCAATCTTCCGGTAAAAGACCTTGAAAAATCAAAAGCATTCTTTACAGGCCTCGGGTACAGCTTCAATATGCAGTTTACTGATGAGAAAGCTGCCTGCTTAATTCTTGGCGAGAACATTTTTGCTATGTTACTGGTGCATGGGTATTTTAAAACGTACACGAGGAAAGAGATCTGCGATGCGCAAACGCATACGGAGGTATTGATTGCGCTGGATGCCCCTTCGAAAGAAGCGTTGCGTTCAACCATTGATACAGCTGTGTCATTGGGTGGTACACTGTATGCGGAACCACAGGATCATGGCTGGATGTACCAGCATAGTTTTGCCGATCTGGATGGACATCAGTGGGAATTTATGTATATGGATGAAACACTGTTGCCCAATATGGAGTAA
- a CDS encoding (2Fe-2S)-binding protein, with translation MASFKLTINGKQQQVDVDADTPLLWVLRDTLHLVGTKFGCGIAQCGACTVHMNGAAVRSCILPVSAVKAPITTIEGLSANGDHPVQQAWDEVDVPQCGYCQAGQMMTAAAFLKTNPHPTDEEIASAMHGNICRCGAYHRIREAVKVASKKI, from the coding sequence ATGGCCAGTTTTAAGCTAACCATTAATGGAAAACAACAACAGGTAGATGTAGATGCGGATACACCTTTGCTATGGGTGCTGCGTGATACATTGCACCTGGTGGGCACTAAGTTTGGATGTGGCATAGCGCAGTGTGGCGCCTGCACGGTGCATATGAATGGCGCCGCCGTACGTTCCTGCATCCTGCCGGTATCGGCAGTAAAAGCACCCATTACTACTATCGAAGGCTTGTCGGCCAATGGTGATCACCCGGTACAGCAGGCCTGGGACGAGGTAGATGTGCCGCAATGTGGCTATTGCCAGGCGGGACAAATGATGACGGCTGCTGCCTTTCTCAAAACCAATCCCCATCCTACGGATGAAGAGATAGCGAGCGCCATGCATGGCAATATTTGCCGTTGCGGAGCTTATCACCGTATTCGCGAAGCCGTAAAAGTAGCCAGCAAAAAAATCTAA
- a CDS encoding phosphocholine-specific phospholipase C, translating into METRRSFLKKASILSGGAGLLQALPASIAKAMAINPVAGSTWKDAEHVVFLMQENRSFDHTFGTLQGVRGFNDPRAITLPDNNKVWLQTNAAGETFAPFHLDIKNTKATWMNSLPHSWSNQVDARNNGKYDRWLQAKPSGNKAYKEMPLTLGYHTRQDIPFYYSLADAFTVCDQHFCSSLTGTTPNRLYFWSGTIREKPHENVMARVWNGDADYGNWANWTTFPERLEENDVSWKVYQNEISVGVGFEGEEDAWLANFTDNPLEFFLQYNVKLSAGYITYLPKAIARLTAEIKQAEDKWLQPGQPAAEIEKQRKRIEGMKRQLLSLQGDQQVYTIEKYEQLSQREKNLHEKAFTTNKKDPYYHQLDTLKYKDGNTEREMKLPKGDILHQFRSDVNEGKLPTVSWIVAPENFSDHPGAAWYGAWYLSEVMDILTKDPEVWKKTILVLTYDENDGYFDHVPPFVAPHPNKKETGFTTEGIPTGVEYVTTSQQSSNARDARESAIGLGFRVPLVIASPWTRGGWVNSEVCDHTSSLQFLEKFLSNKLGRPIVEPNITTWRRTVCGDLTSAFRPYNGEKITSPAPIPRDPFVESIHKAQFKQLPSNFRKLTKEEITLANSKPAAAAFMPVQEKGIRNANALPYELYAEGVISEDKQSFDIVLKAANYRFGEAAAGAPFQVYAPGIYKGEKVNVRDYAVAAGGALADKWKLADFDKGIYHLQVYGPNGFFREFIGSQQEPPVFIRSVYEPAEKNPSQLSGRLVLTFANGLPNPQTVIITDNAYKTANQTVIVQPGRESVVIINTDKSHGWYDFTFSVKGHASYSKRYAGRIETGRHSKTDPFMGRVV; encoded by the coding sequence ATGGAAACGAGGAGATCATTTCTAAAGAAAGCATCCATTTTATCAGGCGGCGCCGGATTATTGCAGGCCCTGCCCGCCTCCATTGCCAAAGCCATGGCCATCAACCCCGTTGCCGGCAGCACCTGGAAAGATGCCGAACATGTAGTGTTCCTGATGCAGGAAAACCGTTCCTTCGACCACACTTTTGGCACCCTGCAGGGTGTTCGTGGCTTCAATGATCCCCGTGCCATTACCCTGCCCGATAACAACAAAGTTTGGCTGCAAACCAATGCAGCCGGCGAAACCTTCGCCCCTTTTCACCTGGATATCAAAAACACCAAAGCTACCTGGATGAACTCCCTGCCCCACTCCTGGAGCAACCAGGTAGATGCCCGCAACAACGGCAAATACGATCGCTGGCTGCAGGCCAAACCTTCCGGCAATAAAGCCTATAAGGAAATGCCCCTCACCCTGGGCTACCATACGCGGCAGGACATTCCTTTCTATTATTCCCTGGCCGATGCCTTCACCGTGTGCGACCAACACTTTTGCTCTTCCCTCACCGGCACCACGCCCAACCGCCTGTATTTCTGGTCGGGCACCATCCGCGAAAAGCCTCATGAAAATGTAATGGCCCGCGTTTGGAACGGCGATGCCGACTATGGCAACTGGGCCAACTGGACCACTTTTCCCGAAAGACTGGAAGAGAATGACGTATCCTGGAAAGTGTACCAGAATGAGATCAGCGTGGGCGTGGGATTTGAAGGAGAAGAAGATGCCTGGCTGGCCAACTTTACCGATAATCCGCTTGAGTTCTTCTTGCAATACAACGTAAAATTGTCTGCCGGGTATATCACCTACCTGCCAAAGGCCATTGCCCGATTGACCGCTGAAATAAAGCAGGCTGAAGACAAATGGCTACAACCCGGCCAGCCGGCTGCAGAAATAGAAAAACAGCGGAAAAGGATCGAAGGCATGAAACGGCAACTGCTGTCTCTGCAAGGCGACCAGCAAGTGTATACCATTGAAAAATATGAGCAGCTGTCCCAGCGGGAAAAGAACCTGCACGAGAAAGCCTTTACCACCAACAAAAAGGACCCCTATTATCATCAGTTGGATACCCTGAAATACAAAGACGGCAATACCGAACGTGAAATGAAACTGCCCAAGGGCGATATCCTGCACCAGTTTCGCAGTGATGTCAATGAAGGCAAGTTGCCCACCGTATCCTGGATCGTAGCGCCGGAAAACTTTTCCGATCACCCCGGTGCCGCCTGGTATGGCGCCTGGTACCTCAGTGAAGTGATGGACATACTTACCAAAGACCCCGAGGTATGGAAAAAGACCATCCTGGTACTCACCTACGATGAAAACGATGGCTATTTTGACCATGTACCTCCCTTTGTAGCCCCGCATCCCAATAAAAAAGAAACCGGTTTTACCACCGAAGGCATTCCCACCGGGGTGGAATATGTAACCACCAGCCAGCAATCATCCAATGCCCGGGATGCCCGCGAAAGCGCCATTGGCCTGGGCTTCCGTGTACCCCTGGTGATTGCCTCACCGTGGACCCGCGGCGGCTGGGTCAATTCGGAAGTATGCGACCACACCTCCTCCCTCCAATTCCTCGAAAAATTCCTGAGCAATAAACTGGGCCGTCCCATCGTCGAGCCCAATATCACCACCTGGCGTCGTACAGTATGCGGCGACCTCACCTCTGCGTTCAGACCCTATAATGGCGAAAAAATAACGAGCCCGGCACCCATACCACGTGATCCTTTCGTAGAAAGCATCCACAAAGCACAGTTTAAACAACTGCCCTCCAATTTCCGCAAGCTTACCAAAGAAGAAATAACCCTGGCCAATTCAAAACCTGCTGCGGCTGCTTTTATGCCGGTACAGGAAAAAGGTATCCGCAACGCCAATGCCCTGCCCTACGAGTTGTATGCAGAAGGTGTTATTAGTGAAGACAAACAATCATTTGATATTGTACTGAAAGCAGCCAATTACCGGTTTGGCGAAGCGGCTGCAGGCGCTCCTTTCCAGGTATATGCCCCTGGCATTTATAAAGGAGAAAAGGTCAATGTGCGCGACTATGCAGTAGCTGCCGGAGGCGCACTGGCCGACAAATGGAAACTGGCTGACTTTGATAAAGGCATCTATCACCTGCAGGTATATGGTCCCAATGGATTCTTCAGGGAGTTTATCGGCAGCCAGCAAGAACCACCTGTGTTCATCCGGTCCGTTTATGAGCCGGCAGAGAAAAACCCTTCCCAATTATCCGGCAGGCTGGTATTAACATTTGCCAATGGGCTACCCAATCCACAAACAGTGATCATAACTGACAATGCCTATAAAACAGCCAACCAAACAGTGATCGTTCAACCAGGCCGTGAAAGCGTAGTCATTATCAATACAGACAAAAGCCATGGCTGGTATGACTTTACCTTCAGCGTTAAAGGTCATGCATCCTATAGCAAGCGGTATGCCGGTCGGATAGAAACAGGCAGGCATAGTAAAACCGATCCGTTCATGGGAAGAGTGGTATAA
- a CDS encoding DUF1801 domain-containing protein, translated as MSNKAKVDEFLDKLEHPLKAEMKAVRKIICEVSSAIEEDVKWGGPSFDYKEPMATFSPRVKDCVAIIFHKGELIKDKSGLLEAGPKGKAYVKLASMAAVKANKGKLQAIVKEWMKVMG; from the coding sequence ATGTCTAATAAAGCAAAAGTAGACGAGTTTTTAGATAAACTGGAACATCCGTTAAAAGCTGAAATGAAAGCTGTCAGAAAGATCATTTGTGAAGTGAGTTCTGCGATTGAAGAAGATGTAAAATGGGGCGGACCCAGTTTTGATTACAAAGAGCCAATGGCTACATTTAGTCCAAGGGTCAAGGATTGTGTGGCGATCATTTTCCACAAGGGTGAATTGATCAAAGATAAATCAGGCCTTTTGGAAGCGGGACCCAAGGGTAAAGCCTATGTTAAACTCGCTTCCATGGCGGCTGTAAAAGCCAATAAGGGGAAGCTTCAGGCTATTGTGAAGGAGTGGATGAAGGTAATGGGGTAA
- a CDS encoding SRPBCC domain-containing protein produces the protein MSQPLFVKNVITINAPAPIVWDALVNPEQTRKYMFGCETVSDWKPGSTLDWVGQYEGKEMVFVKGHIVEIRPGKFLSYTTIDPHSGIDDTSENYLTVTYDLAAENGHTVLTVTQGDYSKVAEGERRYQEAWNNGEGWNPILVQIKQLAEAQ, from the coding sequence ATGAGTCAGCCACTATTTGTAAAGAACGTTATTACCATCAATGCGCCTGCTCCTATAGTATGGGATGCCCTGGTAAATCCTGAACAAACCAGGAAATATATGTTTGGTTGTGAAACCGTGTCCGACTGGAAGCCTGGCAGCACGCTGGATTGGGTAGGACAATATGAAGGCAAGGAAATGGTATTTGTAAAAGGCCATATTGTAGAGATCAGGCCCGGGAAATTTCTGTCCTATACCACTATTGATCCCCATTCGGGTATTGATGACACCTCAGAAAACTACCTGACTGTTACATACGATCTGGCCGCAGAGAACGGCCATACGGTACTCACCGTTACACAGGGCGATTATTCCAAAGTAGCCGAAGGCGAAAGAAGGTACCAGGAAGCCTGGAACAATGGCGAAGGATGGAACCCCATCCTGGTGCAGATCAAACAACTGGCCGAAGCACAATAA
- a CDS encoding RNA polymerase sigma factor, which yields MQRNTETFLAVIEANKGIIYKVANSYCSHADNKKDLIQEIMIQLWLSFHKYNEQYSITTWMYRIALNVSISFYRKENRRDAINHPLPEEMLYLPEDEAGGTEAAISQLYKFIRELKEMDRAIMLLYLEGSSQQEIADILGLSLTNVSTKVSRIKQQLKKEFSNIPN from the coding sequence TTGCAAAGAAATACCGAAACTTTCCTGGCGGTGATAGAAGCAAATAAGGGCATTATTTACAAAGTAGCCAATTCCTATTGCAGCCATGCGGATAACAAAAAAGACCTGATCCAGGAGATCATGATCCAGCTATGGCTATCCTTTCATAAGTACAACGAACAGTACAGCATTACTACCTGGATGTACAGAATTGCACTGAATGTTTCCATTTCCTTTTACCGGAAAGAAAACCGCCGGGATGCTATTAATCATCCACTGCCGGAAGAAATGCTCTACCTGCCCGAAGACGAGGCAGGAGGTACGGAAGCTGCTATCAGTCAATTGTATAAGTTTATCAGGGAGCTCAAGGAAATGGACCGGGCTATAATGCTGCTTTACCTGGAGGGAAGCAGTCAGCAAGAGATTGCCGATATTTTGGGGCTCTCGCTTACGAATGTATCCACCAAGGTATCCCGGATTAAACAACAACTGAAAAAAGAATTTTCAAACATACCTAATTAA
- a CDS encoding alpha/beta hydrolase, with product MNTQNLKSKIKSSLLATVITLSATGLATDVQAQTVKNVVLVHGAFADGSGFKGLYTELTKKGYHVTVVQNPLTSLEDDVAATNAVLDKQDGPVILAGHSWGGSVITEAGNHAKVAGLVYIAALQPDKGETTLQWLQTAPPAPENGVLPVDEKGIVYYSKEKFHAGFAADISKEEADFMYASQGAFHAKGFVTPLTQAAWRTKPAYGIVATEDKSIAPEIERNMYKRSNTQITEIKGSHVVFMSQPKKVAAVIIALAEKVSTNK from the coding sequence ATGAACACGCAAAACTTAAAAAGCAAAATTAAAAGTAGTTTATTAGCCACAGTGATCACTTTATCTGCCACCGGGTTGGCCACTGATGTACAGGCGCAGACTGTAAAAAATGTAGTATTGGTGCATGGCGCTTTTGCAGATGGTTCAGGCTTTAAAGGGCTTTATACTGAACTCACTAAAAAAGGGTATCATGTAACGGTGGTTCAGAATCCGCTGACCTCACTGGAAGATGATGTGGCGGCTACCAATGCAGTATTAGACAAACAGGACGGGCCTGTGATACTGGCAGGCCATTCATGGGGTGGGTCGGTGATCACGGAAGCTGGTAATCACGCTAAAGTGGCAGGACTGGTATATATTGCTGCTCTTCAACCTGACAAAGGTGAAACTACGCTGCAATGGCTGCAAACCGCGCCTCCTGCTCCTGAAAATGGGGTGTTACCTGTGGATGAAAAAGGCATCGTTTATTATTCAAAGGAGAAGTTTCATGCGGGCTTTGCTGCCGATATCAGTAAAGAAGAAGCGGATTTTATGTATGCTTCACAAGGAGCTTTTCATGCCAAAGGGTTTGTAACACCGCTTACGCAGGCGGCCTGGAGAACAAAGCCAGCTTACGGCATAGTGGCTACGGAAGATAAAAGTATCGCTCCCGAGATCGAACGGAATATGTACAAACGTTCCAATACGCAGATAACGGAAATAAAAGGCAGCCATGTGGTCTTTATGTCGCAGCCTAAAAAAGTGGCTGCGGTCATCATTGCCCTGGCAGAGAAGGTTTCGACCAATAAGTAA
- a CDS encoding helix-turn-helix domain-containing protein — MKLSLKDPQTGGDLLLIKGEQEFDRFFHGRDRNNKYFTIIWNFGDEQLVTIDGEQTSFLPQTVLPLMFSQSFQFDNAVDMVAWQFNREFYCIVDHDKEVSCVGFLFGLGDNLFIKLDKQDQQKLQLLLDVFIEEFNTPDHIRHDMLLMLLKRLIINITKLARSKYMPEEKIPEDKFHIVRQFNLLVEGHYRSEHSVSYYAQRLNKSPKTLSNLFAIYNQKTPVQIIQERIVMEAKRLLSYTSQSVKEVSYELGFEDAAYFSNFFKKHTSLSPVDYRNNKQVLQVGK; from the coding sequence ATGAAACTATCACTTAAAGATCCGCAGACAGGTGGCGACCTGCTGTTGATAAAAGGAGAACAGGAGTTTGACCGCTTCTTCCATGGCCGTGACCGCAACAATAAATATTTTACGATCATTTGGAATTTTGGAGATGAACAGCTGGTAACGATCGATGGTGAGCAAACCAGTTTTTTACCACAGACGGTTCTCCCGCTTATGTTCAGTCAGTCCTTCCAATTTGACAATGCGGTGGATATGGTAGCCTGGCAATTTAACCGGGAGTTCTATTGTATTGTAGACCATGATAAAGAGGTAAGCTGTGTAGGTTTTCTTTTTGGCCTGGGCGACAATTTGTTTATCAAGCTGGATAAACAGGACCAGCAAAAACTACAATTATTGCTGGATGTATTTATCGAGGAATTTAATACTCCGGATCACATCCGGCATGATATGCTGCTGATGTTGCTGAAACGGCTCATCATCAATATAACCAAGCTGGCCAGGTCGAAATACATGCCTGAAGAGAAAATACCGGAAGATAAATTTCATATTGTTCGCCAGTTCAACCTGCTGGTGGAAGGCCATTACCGCAGTGAACATTCTGTAAGCTACTACGCACAACGGCTGAATAAATCACCCAAAACGCTTTCTAATCTTTTTGCCATCTATAACCAAAAAACACCGGTCCAGATCATTCAGGAGCGGATTGTGATGGAAGCGAAGCGGCTATTGTCCTACACCAGCCAATCAGTAAAGGAGGTATCCTATGAGCTGGGTTTTGAGGATGCTGCTTATTTTTCCAATTTCTTCAAAAAGCACACTTCTTTATCGCCTGTAGACTACAGGAACAACAAGCAGGTTTTGCAGGTCGGGAAATAA